TTTCTTATAATGGTCTATCAGCGTCTTGTAACTATAGAGATAGAACGGCGTATCGACCTTCGAAGCTATGTCGGCCACCTTAATATCTTCGCAATAAAACTCATTGTCCTTGAAACTGAATTCATGCATTGTCCGGCTCTCTACTTTCTTTTTATGGATCTCTTCGCCTCTACCGAAACTTTCGGGTTAAACAGCTTCAAGATCTCTTCCCTTTCGAATTTTCCCGAGAATTTACCGAGCTCCGTCTGGCTCATGCTCTTTATCTCGATATTGTTATCAATGGAATATTTTATCAGCTTGCCGACGATCGTATGAGCCGCCTTGAAAGGCACAAGCTTATCCACGAGATAATAGACGAGATCCGTCGCGTATAGCGACTCGTCCTCGAGATGTCCCTCGATCTTTGCCTTGTTAAATTTCAGCGTTGTGATAATCCCCGTCAATATCTCCAGCTCGGTCAGCGCTGTCTCTATAGAGCTAAAGAGCGGCTCCTTATCGCACTGCATGTCCCTGTTATAGGCGAGCGGCAAGCCTTTCATCACGGTAAGTACCGCCATCAGGTTCCCGTAGAGCTGACCTGTCCGGCCCCTTATCAGCTCCAGTGAGTCGGCATTCTTCTTCTGTGGCATGAGCGAACTGCCGGTGCAGAAAGCTTCGTCGATCTCTATAAAGTCGAACTCCTTCGTCGACCATATAATGAAGTCTTCGGAGAGGCGCGATAGATGCATCCCCAGGATCGCCAGCGCGCTCAATATCTCTATCACGAAGTCCCTGTCGCTGACCGCATCAAGCGAATTAGCCGCAGCTTCTATCTTAAAGCCGGGCATGGCCACATTATAAAAGCCGGAGGCCACGGGCGTGCCCGCCAGCGCCCCGGCGCCCATCGTAAGTT
The genomic region above belongs to Candidatus Omnitrophota bacterium and contains:
- the argH gene encoding argininosuccinate lyase, with amino-acid sequence MAKKLWGGRFAKKTDPLVEEFSRSIQYDHKLAKYDIFGSIVHVQILKKAKYLTSREAGKLTKALKRIYAAVIKGTFKYDDQCEDIHTDIQNKLLGATGDLALKLHTARSRNDQVVFAVKVYCKTELAKLVAQIVRLEAAINTFALKNKDLVLPGFTHMQHAQPVYAKDYLNAHVRMLNRDGARLASISNNIKLTMGAGALAGTPVASGFYNVAMPGFKIEAAANSLDAVSDRDFVIEILSALAILGMHLSRLSEDFIIWSTKEFDFIEIDEAFCTGSSLMPQKKNADSLELIRGRTGQLYGNLMAVLTVMKGLPLAYNRDMQCDKEPLFSSIETALTELEILTGIITTLKFNKAKIEGHLEDESLYATDLVYYLVDKLVPFKAAHTIVGKLIKYSIDNNIEIKSMSQTELGKFSGKFEREEILKLFNPKVSVEAKRSIKRK